From a region of the Theobroma cacao cultivar B97-61/B2 chromosome 8, Criollo_cocoa_genome_V2, whole genome shotgun sequence genome:
- the LOC18592971 gene encoding probable alkaline/neutral invertase D isoform X1, with translation MDGTKEMGLRNVSSTCSISEMDDYDLSRLLNKPKLNIERQRSFDERSLSELSIGLTRGSYDNYETTHSPGGRSGFDTPASSARNSFEPHPMVAEAWEALRRSLVYFRGQPVGTIAAYDHASEEVLNYDQVFVRDFVPSALAFLMNGEPEIVKNFLLKTLQLQGWEKRIDRFKLGEGAMPASFKVLHDPVRKTDTIIADFGESAIGRVAPVDSGFWWIILLRAYTKSTGDLSLAETPECQKGMRLILTLCLSEGFDTFPTLLCADGCSMIDRRMGIYGYPIEIQALFFMALRCALSMLKHDAEGKECIERIVKRLHALSYHMRSYFWLDFQQLNDIYRYKTEEYSHTAVNKFNVIPDSIPDWVFDFMPTRGGYFIGNVSPARMDFRWFCLGNCIAILSSLATPEQSMAIMDLIEARWDELVGEMPLKIAYPAIESHDWRIVTGCDPKNTRWSYHNGGSWPVLLWLLTAACIKTGRPQIARRAIDLAETRLLKDSWPEYYDGTLGRFIGKQARKYQTWSIAGYLVAKMMLEDPSHLGMISLEEDKQMKPLIKRSSSWNC, from the exons ATGGATGGGACTAAAGAGATGGGACTTAGAAATGTGAGCTCAACCTGCTCAATTTCCGAAATGGATGATTATGATCTGTCACGCCTTCTTAACAAGCCAAAGCTTAACATAGAGAGGCAAAGATCATTTGATGAGAGGTCACTAAGTGAGCTCTCTATTGGTCTCACTAGAGGAAGCTATGACAATTATGAGACCACCCACTCGCCTGGTGGGAGGTCAGGTTTTGATACTCCGGCTTCATCAGCTAGAAATTCCTTTGAACCTCACCCCATGGTGGCTGAAGCATGGGAAGCTCTCAGGAGATCATTGGTGTATTTCAGAGGCCAACCCGTTGGTACCATTGCCGCATATGATCATGCTTCTGAGGAAGTTTTGAACTATGATCAG GTTTTTGTTCGAGATTTTGTACCCAGTGCTCTGGCTTTTCTGATGAATGGAGAGCCTGAGATAGTTAAGAACTTCCTCTTGAAGACCCTACAACTTCAAGGGTGGGAGAAAAGAATAGATAGATTCAAGCTAGGGGAAGGTGCAATGCCAGCTAGCTTCAAAGTGCTTCATGATCCTGTACGTAAAACAGACACAATTATTGCAGATTTTGGAGAGAGTGCCATTGGACGAGTTGCTCCAGTTGACTCTGGATTTTGGTGGATAATTCTGCTCCGTGCATATACAAAATCTACCGGGGATTTATCTCTTGCGGAGACACCTGAGTGTCAAAAAGGAATGAGGCTCATACTTACTCTGTGTCTATCAGAAGGATTTGATACATTCCCAACCCTACTTTGTGCTGATGGATGCTCTATGATTGATCGAAGAATG GGTATTTATGGTTATCCTATTGAAATTCAAGCACTTTTCTTTATGGCGTTGAGGTGTGCTTTATCAATGCTGAAGCATGATGCAGAAGGAAAAGAGTGCATTGAAAGAATTGTAAAGCGTTTGCATGCCTTGAGTTATCACATGCGCAGTTACTTTTGGCTTGACTTTCAACAACTAAATGATATTTACAGATATAAAACTGAGGAATATTCTCACACAGCAGTAAATAAGTTTAATGTTATTCCTGATTCAATTCCTGACTGGGTATTTGATTTTATGCCAACACGAGGTGGCTACTTTATTGGCAATGTTAGTCCTGCAAGGATGGATTTCCGATGGTTTTGTTTAGGTAACTGTATAGCAATCCTATCTTCTCTTGCAACTCCAGAGCAATCAATGGCTATAATGGACCTTATTGAAGCCCGTTGGGATGAGCTTGTTGGAGAAATGCCTTTAAAAATAGCTTATCCTGCAATAGAAAGTCATGACTGGCGAATTGTCACTGGTTGTGACCCTAAGAACACGAGATGGAGTTATCACAATGGAGGATCCTGGCCAG TGCTTTTGTGGTTGCTAACTGCTGCTTGCATCAAGACGGGAAGACCACAAATTGCAAGACGAGCTATTGATCTTGCTGAGACACGTTTGCTGAAAGATAGCTGGCCAGAATATTATGATGGCACACTTGGGAGATTTATTGGTAAACAGGCTCGGAAGTATCAGACATGGTCAATAGCAGGATATTTAGTGGCAAAAATGATGCTAGAGGATCCGTCTCACTTGGGGATGATTTCTCTGGAAGAGGACAAGCAGATGAAGCCATTGATAAAGAGATCATCTTCTTGGAATTGCTAA
- the LOC18592971 gene encoding alkaline/neutral invertase CINV2 isoform X2: MDGTKEMGLRNVSSTCSISEMDDYDLSRLLNKPKLNIERQRSFDERSLSELSIGLTRGSYDNYETTHSPGGRSGFDTPASSARNSFEPHPMVAEAWEALRRSLVYFRGQPVGTIAAYDHASEEVLNYDQVFVRDFVPSALAFLMNGEPEIVKNFLLKTLQLQGWEKRIDRFKLGEGAMPASFKVLHDPVRKTDTIIADFGESAIGRVAPVDSGFWWIILLRAYTKSTGDLSLAETPECQKGMRLILTLCLSEGFDTFPTLLCADGCSMIDRRMGIYGYPIEIQALFFMALRCALSMLKHDAEGKECIERIVKRLHALSYHMRSYFWLDFQQLNDIYRYKTEEYSHTAVNKFNVIPDSIPDWVFDFMPTRGGYFIGNVSPARMDFRWFCLGNCIAILSSLATPEQSMAIMDLIEARWDELVGEMPLKIAYPAIESHDWRIVTGCDPKNTRWSYHNGGSWPVLLIL; this comes from the exons ATGGATGGGACTAAAGAGATGGGACTTAGAAATGTGAGCTCAACCTGCTCAATTTCCGAAATGGATGATTATGATCTGTCACGCCTTCTTAACAAGCCAAAGCTTAACATAGAGAGGCAAAGATCATTTGATGAGAGGTCACTAAGTGAGCTCTCTATTGGTCTCACTAGAGGAAGCTATGACAATTATGAGACCACCCACTCGCCTGGTGGGAGGTCAGGTTTTGATACTCCGGCTTCATCAGCTAGAAATTCCTTTGAACCTCACCCCATGGTGGCTGAAGCATGGGAAGCTCTCAGGAGATCATTGGTGTATTTCAGAGGCCAACCCGTTGGTACCATTGCCGCATATGATCATGCTTCTGAGGAAGTTTTGAACTATGATCAG GTTTTTGTTCGAGATTTTGTACCCAGTGCTCTGGCTTTTCTGATGAATGGAGAGCCTGAGATAGTTAAGAACTTCCTCTTGAAGACCCTACAACTTCAAGGGTGGGAGAAAAGAATAGATAGATTCAAGCTAGGGGAAGGTGCAATGCCAGCTAGCTTCAAAGTGCTTCATGATCCTGTACGTAAAACAGACACAATTATTGCAGATTTTGGAGAGAGTGCCATTGGACGAGTTGCTCCAGTTGACTCTGGATTTTGGTGGATAATTCTGCTCCGTGCATATACAAAATCTACCGGGGATTTATCTCTTGCGGAGACACCTGAGTGTCAAAAAGGAATGAGGCTCATACTTACTCTGTGTCTATCAGAAGGATTTGATACATTCCCAACCCTACTTTGTGCTGATGGATGCTCTATGATTGATCGAAGAATG GGTATTTATGGTTATCCTATTGAAATTCAAGCACTTTTCTTTATGGCGTTGAGGTGTGCTTTATCAATGCTGAAGCATGATGCAGAAGGAAAAGAGTGCATTGAAAGAATTGTAAAGCGTTTGCATGCCTTGAGTTATCACATGCGCAGTTACTTTTGGCTTGACTTTCAACAACTAAATGATATTTACAGATATAAAACTGAGGAATATTCTCACACAGCAGTAAATAAGTTTAATGTTATTCCTGATTCAATTCCTGACTGGGTATTTGATTTTATGCCAACACGAGGTGGCTACTTTATTGGCAATGTTAGTCCTGCAAGGATGGATTTCCGATGGTTTTGTTTAGGTAACTGTATAGCAATCCTATCTTCTCTTGCAACTCCAGAGCAATCAATGGCTATAATGGACCTTATTGAAGCCCGTTGGGATGAGCTTGTTGGAGAAATGCCTTTAAAAATAGCTTATCCTGCAATAGAAAGTCATGACTGGCGAATTGTCACTGGTTGTGACCCTAAGAACACGAGATGGAGTTATCACAATGGAGGATCCTGGCCAG TGCTTTTGATCTTATAA